DNA from Spirochaetota bacterium:
CCGGTGATCGCCACGATCCATCATCCGCTCTCGATCGACCTCGAGGCCGTGCTCGAACGCGCATCCTCGTTTAAGAACCGCCTGAAGGGGGTGATGTTTTACCCCGTCCTCATGCAGCGGATCGTCTCGAAACGCCTGGACCATGTGATCACCGTATCGGAGGATTCGAAGCGCACGATTCACAGGGATTTCGGCGTTCCGCTGGAAAAACAGAGCGTCGTGTACAACGGCCTCGATACCTCGATTTTCAAGCCCGCAAGGGGCGTGAAGCGAAAAAAGGGAAAGATGGTATTCGTCGGCAACGTCGAGGACGGGAAAAAGGGGTTTGCGTATCTGCTGAAGGCCCTGCCGCGCATCCAAAGCGACCTGCACCTTACGGTCGTGGACGGCGCGTCGCCCCATCACCGCATCACGAACGCGCTCATCGGCAGGCTTGACCTGTCCGGGCGGCTCGAGTTCACCGGCAAGGCGACCAACGAGGAACTGGTGCGCCACTACAGCGAGGCGGAGCTCGTGATCGTGCCGTCGGTATACGAGGGTTTCGGATTCCCCGCCGCCGAGGCGATGGCTTGCGGCGCGCCGGTCATAGCGAGCGACGGCGGCGCGCTGCCCGAGGTCGTGGGGGATGCGGGGGTAGTCGTTCCCGCCCGCGACGAGCGCGCCCTTGCAAAGGCGATCGACGCGCTGTACCAGGATAAGCAGCGAATGAAGAAATTTTCGCGCATGGGCATGGAGCGCGTTAAAAAAACATTCACCTGGGAAGGGGCGGTGACCCAGATGACAGGCGTGTTCAACCGGTTTGTCCGATAAGGCCCCCTTCCCGATAAACCCCTCTCCCGGTCCGTCCCGCGTCCGGATCAATACATCTTTATGACCTTCGTCCCGGGCGGTACCACGAGGTCCGCCACCGTCACAGGATCAAGCGGGACGCCCAGGGTGATGTCGCTGAAGGTCATTGTGAGGGATTCCATCGTGGCCGGCAGAACCAGCCTGATCTCCCTGTACCAGAGCGTTTTTCCCTGCCACGAGGGATTTTCCAGGTAAAGTTCTACACGCTCCTGGCTTGCCTTGTTTACAAACAGCAGTTTTCTCGGGACCCCTCCGGCAAATCCGATAGTCTGGAAGTAGCCCCTGTTTTCAAGAATTACGTATTCGATCGTGCCCGCCGCGCCGTTCTCGGTCAGCCCGCTTTTTACCGAGAAATCGGTTATAAGCGGGATTCGGCCGGTCAGCATCGGGTAGAGAAAGCCGAATTCGATATCTATCCCCGTGTAATTTTTCAGGTTTATCGTGGCGACCGTATCCTGGTAGAGAACCTTGTCGATGGGGAAAAATATCCTTATATCTTCCCCCTCCTGGACAAATGTGCTTATGTGACTGCGAAACACGAGGTCGGTAAACGAGGCCTTCATCACCCTCGGGTTCTTGAGAAACAGCACCTCGGCGACGGAATTGTACTTGTTCCTGTTCGATACGCCCTGCGAGGTAATATGCGCCACGTACGAATCGGGCGCTCCGCCGTTTATATCCTCTATTATTTTAAGCAGGGCAAGTGAGTGCGCATCGGGCGCGGCATGCACCTTTTTTCCGTTCCCCCCGCCCGTCGCACACGAGAACAGCGCGAAAATAACACACACGCACACGGCGAGCCCGCGACAGCCAGTCCTGGTATTCATGCACCGCTCCGGGATTTATTTTACGAAGCCCCTTGCTTCCTTTATCTTCCGCCCGATCTTATCGTCGGCCTTCAGTTTAAGCGATCTCTGCCAGTAATCGACGGCGCGCGCCGTGTCGCCGAGCGCCCTGTAGACGTCGCCCACGTGATCGTACACGGCCGGGTCGGGATTTTTTTCATCGGCAAGCGCGCGCTCCGCCTCCAGGAGTTTCTGGAGCGAGCGCTTGAGCTCTCCCTTGCGGAAGAGCGCCCATCCCAGGGAATCAAGGTACGCGCTGTTTTCCGGTTCATACTCGAGCGCCTTCCGGATAAGCGCGAGGGAGTCGTCCAGGTTCATGTTTTTTTCGGCGTAGAGGTACCCCAGGAAATTGCACGCGCGTGAATTTGCGGGATTCAGCTCGACCGCACGCTTGAGCGCGATGATCGTATCGTCCATCCTGTTTTGTTTCTCCAGGGAAACAGCAAGGTAGAAATGGAAATTGTCGTTGGTGTCGTTGATCTCGATGGCGCGCCTGAAATACTTTTCGGCGGCCGGGTAGTTTTCGCCCCGCACCTCGATGAGTCCCTTCATAAAGTGCGGCTTCGGGTTCCGCGGCTCCTTTTCAATTACCTGGTCGATATAGCGCGCGCTCTGGGTACGATCGTTTTTCAGGCTGTACACGTACCCGATCGTGAGGAGAAGATCGCTGTCGGGTCGCAATTCCTGCGCCTTGCGAAAGTACACGATCGCCTGGCTCAGATCCCCCGTTTCCTCGCATACGTTTCCCAGGTTAAGATAAAGCTCGGGGATCTTGTCATTTATAGAAAGGGCCCTGATGAGACTTCGCCTTGATTGCTCGAACAGCCTGTTTCGATACAAGAGCACCCCCGCGGTGAAAAATTCCCTGAGCGCCATGATGGTGTTGTTTTTCCTGAGGCTCACCCGCGCGAGCGCCACGTGCGGCGAGATGTACATGGTTTCCTTTTTCATGAGCGCGAGGAGCGCGGGTTCGGCTTCATCGTCCTTGCGCAGCAGCTCGAGGTAGAGCGCCCGGGCAAGCTTCGATTCTTCGTTCGCATCGCCCGCCGCCCTGCGCAGGAAGGGTATGGCTTCCTTCCGTTCCTGGAGATAGTATATCCTTCCCAGCATCGAGTTGATGACCGTGTTGTCGGGGAAGCTTTTCAGGTATAGCTTCGCGTATTTCTCGGCGTCTTCGAGCAAGTAGCGGTACATGAAAACATTCGCGACCGCGTATATCGCCGCGGTATTCTCCGGATTGATGGCGATGGCCTTTTTAAAATGACTCGCGGCGAGCTCGGGCCTGCCCTGGGCGTAATCGATATGCCCCAGATAGAAGTGCGCGTTCTCCAGGTAGTATTCATCGACATTCGCGGTCGAAGCGGCTTCGATCACCGCGCTGAAGGCCTGCCGCGCTTTCGCCGCGTCCCGGATCGACGTGTAATACAATACCCCCAGCATGTGCCAGACCCCGGCCAGTTCTGGTTTTTCCTTTAACAGGGATTCGAGCGATTGGGCGGCGTGGGGATACTGCTGCAAATTGTTATAAATGGTGTATGAAAGAAGATACGGCTTGCTGTTTCCCGGATTTGCGTCTATGGCCATGCGCGCGAATTTAAGCGCGCTTTCGTAATCGAAAAGCGAATAATAGCAGTCCGCAATCT
Protein-coding regions in this window:
- a CDS encoding tetratricopeptide repeat protein, translated to MKMLHETREQYNLTHGGADSTLYHIMPTVKTIAVYLLMAVILGMAACSSVQAPPAEKRRADIQGGWAHYSYGLALKRAGEYQKAIEEFLRAAEEKRSLDLVDFQIADCYYSLFDYESALKFARMAIDANPGNSKPYLLSYTIYNNLQQYPHAAQSLESLLKEKPELAGVWHMLGVLYYTSIRDAAKARQAFSAVIEAASTANVDEYYLENAHFYLGHIDYAQGRPELAASHFKKAIAINPENTAAIYAVANVFMYRYLLEDAEKYAKLYLKSFPDNTVINSMLGRIYYLQERKEAIPFLRRAAGDANEESKLARALYLELLRKDDEAEPALLALMKKETMYISPHVALARVSLRKNNTIMALREFFTAGVLLYRNRLFEQSRRSLIRALSINDKIPELYLNLGNVCEETGDLSQAIVYFRKAQELRPDSDLLLTIGYVYSLKNDRTQSARYIDQVIEKEPRNPKPHFMKGLIEVRGENYPAAEKYFRRAIEINDTNDNFHFYLAVSLEKQNRMDDTIIALKRAVELNPANSRACNFLGYLYAEKNMNLDDSLALIRKALEYEPENSAYLDSLGWALFRKGELKRSLQKLLEAERALADEKNPDPAVYDHVGDVYRALGDTARAVDYWQRSLKLKADDKIGRKIKEARGFVK
- a CDS encoding glycosyltransferase family 1 protein, which codes for MRICILCYRGNPYSGGQGVYLKYVAEEMVRQGHEVHAIVGPPYPTHMKGVTTHFIHNNEYFVKKGLGIINPEDPFDILGPLNTYEYLSTRLNAFSEISAFSFRAFVKLKTLMKTTRFDVILDNQCVGYGLLLMKHLGVPVIATIHHPLSIDLEAVLERASSFKNRLKGVMFYPVLMQRIVSKRLDHVITVSEDSKRTIHRDFGVPLEKQSVVYNGLDTSIFKPARGVKRKKGKMVFVGNVEDGKKGFAYLLKALPRIQSDLHLTVVDGASPHHRITNALIGRLDLSGRLEFTGKATNEELVRHYSEAELVIVPSVYEGFGFPAAEAMACGAPVIASDGGALPEVVGDAGVVVPARDERALAKAIDALYQDKQRMKKFSRMGMERVKKTFTWEGAVTQMTGVFNRFVR